The DNA segment AAATAGTGAATTTTGGTAAtagtattaatttattattattgtatttttcaattattaattCAGTCGGatgatttatgtttaaattttatttaaatgatttgaaaattttaatttggatcATATGACTTTGACTTATTCAAATGttcattataaatttttaaatttgaaaatttgtagtTATAATTTAGTCAATTTTCACAAATATTATGGACTTAACAAACAATTGTCATGCCTTCATACGTTTTATAGTTTCATGAGAAGTCTTTATATAATGTTAAAGTTTTAGTCAGTACACTTTTAAGACTGTTAAAAGTCTATAAGTTTCTATgtaataaatttcttatattatttgaaaaattttaagaattaatgaatttatttgatataaaatctTTCAATTATGTGTTAGATAGTTTGGTCATTGAATCTTTTTAAGTCAATGTTAAATGTGTGAAAgactatagaaatggaattgaAAATTAACCTAATCGAAACTGTTTTGAGGATAAGAATTCAACCGAGCGAGATTGtatcttattatataattatttgatttttaattttttgttaatgaaaaataagctTATAACCAGcattgtttattattttctatgttTACATTTTTGgactattttcaaaattagagCCAAAATTTGTAAACGAAAGCCTCATTTgacaattatttgattttttaaaattaaagactACTTCCTCTCAATTTTATACAATGCTTTgaatctttattaattaaaagagttgAGTTATTAactaaatgaattttttttttaactatgattctcgtttgataaccattttattttttgtttttgttttttaaaattaagtttatagacacTACTCCTACCTCTACATTTCTTCATTTGCTATctatcttttatcatggtttgaaaaACTAAGcctaaatttgaaaactaaaagaaggagcttttgaaaattttgttttgtttttaaaatttggctaagaaaatCAATTATTATACTCAaggaaagatgcaaatcataaTAAGGAATGAGAAGAAAagagacttaattttaaaaaacaaaaacaaaaaacgaaatgattactaaataaggcttataattttaattttcaatttgaaaacttggtttaatttttgaaaatattgataaaaaatagataacaaaccAAGAAGATTAGAAATGAAATGAGTGTTTGTATACTTAAATTTCAaacactaaaaataaaaaaaattaaaggcacatttggtaaccatttagtttttgataatcaaatataatttctctcaattttttacaacgggtttcatctttcttaaattataaagttgaattcttagcaaaattctaaaaacCAAAACGAGCTTCTAGAAATtactttattagttttcaaaacatgacatgatttttaaaaacattaatagaaaataggtaataaaataataaatttaaaagtgaaatgagtatttataaacttaatttaagaaatcaaaaatcaaaaataaaattatttattcaacaaaaattaaatgagcttaaattaataatttgttcattctctataaaaaaaaaaatatggaatttctttaattatatgGCTGGTTAGAAACGGGGAAGCGTTTTGAATTTGGGCTGTTTAAATCGAGAataaataatgtatataaaaaacatttagatatataaataatagcCGGTAGTTGTTGGGTCCAAGAAGGAAACTACAATTggcatattttcaaaagaaaagggttaaataacaaataattatcCATTCacttttttaatgatatttcaTATTTCCCACCTTTTAGCTCCTAGCTCCCATTTCCCACCTACCTCCACTAAAAAGCTTTCACTCTTTTGTAAATTAGCCATATTTAAATGTAGTCTAGATTTCATATACAcctcatataaaaaaaaaaaaaaaaaaaaaaaatttaaaatttaattatcgtgtgtcaattttttattggatgcattttcttcataaatacgttaaaaattataaatatttatttatagaattttctccatttagtatttattttattatttatatagccaaatttttaaaagtataaaaataaattaaattatttgtacaaaatataaaaacttaATCATTTTAGATTTCTATTAGCTTTTATCAATCATAaacactgataaacttctactagtttctatcagtgatacacttttatcagtttctatcaatgatcaatatttttttttgttatatctataaatattttggcattttttctatttgtaaaaattttcctattataaataatttggacttgttttgattttttttatttcattaaaaatgaaaaaaattatattatcaaGAAAGTACTTAGATCATAATCACATTCATATCTTTTATAGCTAGCGTCTTGttttaatgatttcatttttctcaattttctgCTTGTTTTCCCTCCATTTTTCTCTACGAAAGTTATTTGTTTTTCATCTACTACTTGATAATATTTTGGAAATAACACAGTTTTAAAACTGAATttagtagtttttgtttttatttatgatGTAGCTGAGAGttcaaataattttctttaaaagagtTGAAAGCAATAGTTTAGAACTGgtggaataaaataaaaaccgAAAATGGTATCTCATGAAATAGGCAAAAGTTATGGTAATAAAACGATATTTGACTTGAtgttattgaaaatttattaggttaaaatatcattttcatcaAATTCTGTGAAGTTTGTTCccttttagattttatatttttaattgtccaattttaattttaaattttaaatttatttattcaagataatttttttcttttttttttaaaattggttaaataataataataacttttataCCATAAGATGGACTatgcaaatatatttttaaaatttatagtaaaaatcaTAATAGATGACaaaatggtttttaaaaaataaccaaagaaataactaaatttaatatttattgaaagtataaaaactaaaatgtaacaaatttcaaaatatattgaCTAAACTAGTATTTCAAGTattgtttggtaatcatttagtcttctgtttttgttttttaaaattaattctatagaCATTACTGATTACTCCCACATCCAAATTTATTCCTTAGTTATCTACCTTttattaatggtttaaaaattcaagccaaaatttaaaaattgaaaaaagtaacttttaaaaaattgtacttgataaagatgcaaattattgtagaACTAAGGAGGAAATAGaagataattttcaaaaataaaaaacaaaaacaaaatggatATTAAACAAAAACTTAACAATTGGTTCtattaaaaaatgtaaagtatcaattggtttttgaaaaagaaaaatacaaaaagaagGCAAATGTAATATGACATTCAATGTTTAATATGATAAATAAAAGGAAGGAATGTGTGGGATTGAGCTGTAGATAGATTCCATGGATTATGGAATAATTGCAATGGCTgcaagttttcaaaaaaaagaaaaaaaagttaattatttcttatttcttttggGTCCATGGAGAATACATTATtcttatctttatctttatatttttaaattttaatatttctatcAATGTTTATAAAAAATCGTTTTAAACGAGATTCCACTCAATAACGTAGTTGAAATTTAATAAAGTAATGACGACATTATctgtaaaaaagaaagaaagtaatGTTCACATGATgttaaaacataattaatttttagaaaaaaaaaaatatttatactcatagatttttttatttatatcaattaaacacatctatttaaatcataaatttttataagtgaatcaatttataCACTgcattctaaaaaaataatattgtttGAGAGaagtaaaattttcatttgttaaTCTAAGGTCTtctttgaaaatattaaatttatcaataatttttACAAGTTATAATACTTTTCTTGATATTTCACAAATATTTCGAAATTACTATTCGAGTAGAAATTTGTTGGAGGAGAACAATGACGTGAAACGGGATTTGGGATGTGAAAGTTGACATTGTTCTACCTCCTTTAATTCTCATCAATATCCTACTTGAATGGTGGATTTGTAATACTATGAATGGTCAAGGATAATATGagcattttttaaacaaaatgataaaatttaaggatatttcCTATAATttaacacttttttttaaaaaaaaatttcaaaaggaaaaaagttcgaatttcatttatttcttcctaaaatactttatttattctttttccttttcaagtGTGAAGGAATCAAATCTCTTAACTTGGAGTTGATATTATAATCTTTATGACAATTGAGttatattcattttaaaaacCATATTTGATTTAACTCTACTAATAAAAGgcaacaattaaattaatagactTTCTTTTTGTCCCAAAACATAATGATATCATCTTAAAGAGCTttgaatataaattaaattttaaagggGGATtcacaaaaatagaaaaataaagaaaaatatttacacaaaataataaaatttaatcttctttgatagaggttgataaaaGCAGATAGAAGGCTATCAGTGTTAGAAACTTGTGATAGATGTTCGCTTATTAGTgtttatcaataattttttttacttaaattggattaaatttCGAAGTTATCTTCAAGTATTAAAAAGATTTCAAACCTAAAGTAGGTGTATGAAAATGATTCTATGCTTGGTACATTTCACATAAATCTTTTCACTTCTTTAATTGATCAACATCATCCTTTTATAGTTTTATTAGTCAAcatagtagaaaaaaaaaaaaaaaaaaaaaaaaaaaaaaccattacaTATCATTTAGTGtttaattctttaaactttttttttttctcaatagaTTCATCCTGTTCTTATGCTACTGGGATTGATTATCATAGGAGGTGAAGGTAATGgactaaattcaaatttatgttttgagaaatcattaattaattaccaaatataagttaattagctgattagtgattttttttaatgcagCTATAATTAGTTATAAATCACTGCCATTaaggaaagaagtgaagaaagtgATTCATTTGGTGCTACACGGCGTCGCATTGGCACTGGGTATTGTGGGGATCATTGCCGCCTTCAAGAACCATAATGAGAGTGGGATCGCTAATCTTTACAGCTTGCATTCTTGGATTGGAATTGGCGTAATTAGCCTCTATGGTCTCCAGGTATTTACATAATTGCCAttcaatccattttttttttaaggggaaaaaaatatttttgattgGTATGTTTTgggtctaatttctatttgacCCATCCGctttaaaatgttacacatttaggttccatttgataacattttgacttcatttgttaactatttgatttttggctttttttttttttgggttttataaACTAAGTTTATAGTActattttcacctccaaattttttatttgtgatctactttttatcaatagtttaaaaaatcaagtcaaattttgaacacTAAAAACAATTAGGTTCCGTTtggtaataattttattttttgtttttgttttttaaaattaaacctatagacactacttctacattcatatttcttttttgttatttgttttttgctaatgatttaaaaaaccgagttaaattttgagaactaaaaaaagtagtttttgtatttatttttagaatttggttataaattcaatcattgtacttgagaaatatgtaaatcattataagaaatgggaaagaaataagtttaatttaaaaaaccaaaaacagaaaacaaaatggttagCAAATGAACTCTAATTAAATTGTAATTAGttaagtttcattatttttcattacttttataattaaatttaaaatttcactttataattattttaaattaattaatagacgttgacatcaataattaaaaattagtattttatgaaaaatcaaggttaaaaatgtaaaatcttgaaactcaaagatcaaattaaaacaaaactcaaatttgaaAGGTAAAATCGTTACATTTTGAAActcaagaattaaattaaaaccaaaatcaatacttaagaactatatatatataatatatatatatatatatatatatattgtcagACTATTTTTTGTCCCAatattttgaagtttgtttaaagtttatgtattttcaattgtctaattttagtcccttcgcctttgataaatcttatatttaacttttcaaaattatattttacctaaattgcttaaataataataataattttcaggTAAGGATATATTAGacgtgaatatattttcaaaatttataataaaaatgttaatagataagattttctttttttaaaaaaagtcaacAATAAATTAACAGTGGAGACTATAttaaagatttattgaaagcaCAAAGATTTGaattagaaaattgaaaatatctAAAGTATAaggattcaaataataatttattttttaaaaaataattttgttttaagatATTCATATTTCGTGACTTGTTCTTTTCATAATTTCTAGGTCAGAGTACTCACATGCGTTCGTAAAAAAATTTGTAtcttatttcattatttttataaacaaagAAGATTCtcttaaaagattaaataaacatgcattaaatttgaattgttaTTGATTCTGTGTTATGTAGTTTGGGCCTTGGGGTTAGATCAAACTTGGtccatgtttttttaataatttcaaggttaaaatattatttggaACCTTATTCTTTGAAATCTATACAATTTTAGTCTGCTctcaattattcaattttaatttctttactttCACTAAATCTTAATTTAGTCTCTCAAAAGTTAACATATATCATAATTGATTCATTGATCTTTTAACCTCTTGACATTTTTCATAATTCACAAGTCTATTGAAAACACAATTGAAAATTTACTATTCTAATAGTTCGCATGATGTTTTTCGTCaacaaaaattattaaaaaaaaaaaaatttttgtCCCTAGATTTTGtgtctagtttttatttgatccctaaattttaaaatatcaaatatttaagcACAGTTTAGTAATTAATTTGGCCTTGATTGAtagtcattttgttttttttgtttttgtttttgaaaattaagtctatagatatTACtctacttccaaatttctttctatcttatctactttttatcaatgatttaaaaaaccaaactaaaatttgaaaactaaaaaaagtagttttcgaaaagttagttttattttttgtatttgactaagaattcaaccattgtacttaaaaaagatgcaaattatgatAAGAAACATGGATGaaataagtttaaatttaaaaaacaaaagacaaaaaccaaatggttatcaaaagacccatttgtttttggtttttggtttttgaagattaaggctattttctctccatttcttataataatttgcatctttcttaactacaatggttgaattcttagccaaattccaaattctaaaaacaagttttttaaaagttattttttaagttttcaaaatttcgcttggtttttaaatcattagtaagaaaataaataacaaaggaataaatttggtagagaaagtagtgtctataagttttattttttaaaagacaaaaaacaaaaaataaaatggttaggattttagtatttttttaagcTTGAgttggtttcaatttaatttataattttcaaaagattacaattttaccttaaaaatttgtgtttgatttacttaagtttcaagatttgtacttttaaattaaaagaattgtAATTAAGTGTTTAATGAAGAATCGAGATTAAAgtgtcaattttaaaatttaaaagaccAAATCAAggcaaaattcaaaatttagaattaaaattatcCGATTTTGAATcttagaaattgaattaaacaaaactcaaaatttaagaactaaatttctaaaaaaaaaaaaaattcccaaaGTATTATTATTCTCGTGTGAGAGACAGCTATATTTATATAGAAGGTACATAAATCAGACTTAGAGATTTGATAATTTTTGAACCTACATATTATACGATATGTAGATACTGAAATATTTAGAATATTGCAATGGAATGTACAGTGGGTGTACGGGTTTGTGACATTCTTCTACCCTGGAGGATCCGCTGATCTCCGAAGGGTGTCACTCCCATGGCACGTGATATTTGGGTTGACTGTTTACATATTGGCCGTCGGCAACTCGGCGCTGGGTTTTCTTGAGAAGCTCACATTTCTCGAGAGCTCCGGCCTCGCGAAATACGGCACAGAGGCGTTTCTTGTCAACTTCACCGCCATCACCACCGtcatttttgctatttttgtgaTTTTGTCTGTTATTTCTCAGCCTTGCGCTCAAGAAGACGACCATGGCGCTTATTCTGCCATATGATATCTCCACCTGCTTAGCATTTgtatttgttgtttttgtttttgtgtttCCCAAAGTATAAGTTTGGATGTTCACTAGCTATACTTCTATTATCTGTTTTGAGTGtttaatgaatatatatatacatatactatTCATAAGAGGCCTAAGGAGTACTAGAGCTCGAACAAGAACATTGCAACAAGTTATTGAGGAAGATAATGATGATAGAGTATGCATGTACTTATTATTTATCTTTACGGTATTAGAGCTCTTGAAGCCTAAATGAGTATTCGATCCAAAAATAAGAATTGAGATATAATCTGAGACTGATGAATCTAAAGATGCACCATCTTAAAGTCACAAGACCTATATAGATGAGTTATGTCTCTCATAACGAATTGGTTTTGATAAAGAATTTTACGATATCCAATATAGTATTATAATCTAGTAACAAACCATTCATCATAACTGATATCTCTGAGTACATAAGTCCTCAACCTTCTGATTCAGATCTCAGCCTACCTCTGATCCACCCTCTCCTACTCAGCTTACTGACTAAGTGTCCTTTACCAATATTTGGTGATAATGCCTTAGTTACTGACATTTCCACGGTATCCAATTTGCATCCATTGCAAATAAGATCGACATCTAAAATTTCAATGAAGAACATTTTCTTGGCAAAAGTGAATTTGATAACTAATGAGCCAACTTCTTTTACACAAGCTTCAAAACGTCCTATGTGGCAATTAGCTATGAATGATGAATATGAGTAAGAAACTTGGACTTAGCTCCTCTTCTTGTTAGTAAGAAAGCTATTGAATGTAAATGAGTGTATATTAAAAGATATCTAGATGAAAGTATTGCTTGTTACAAAGCCTGTTTGTTGCTAAAAGCTTTCATCGAGAGGAAGGAGTGGATTTCTTTGATACATCCAATCCGGTTGTTAGAAAGCCCACtattagaatttttttccctTGGCTGCTGAATTTGTTTGGTCTCTTGGGTAATTGGATGTCAAAAATGGCTTACTACACGGTGAACTAAAAAAGAGAGTTTACCGACTGCTCCACCATTGAGCTACTGAGGAACAACAGTAAATTAGGTCTCAGAGAATTCAATTTCCGTTCTCAACCAATTATCAATATGAGCTCGAGGTGTCGAATCTTCCTCCGATTCCTTATGAAAGACCTTCAGTCCATCAGAATAGAAGTTAAAGAGGATATTTATGCACGTCTTGCCCTTTATATGGAAATAAGAGGTCAAGGAGCCATTCTCTTGACTCCTACCGATCAGAATCTGACCTACGAGAAATTGAGCAAAAGGCTGCCGAATGGAGTAACCTCGTGGGTTTTGTTAGCAAAACCTTTCCTACTTATGTTTGTAAGTTAGAAAAGTCTTTATATGGTTTAAATTAACCAAGTGCCTAGAGTTTGATTTGAGTATTCTATTCAACACCTTTTGACTTATGAATTTGTTGTCTCACATGCTAACCCATCACTCTTTGTACGCAGTGCTGAAGATTGTCTCACTAATCTTCTCTTGTACGCCGATGGCATAATTTTGACAGGGAAGGATAACTCCTATATTGATTATTTTGTTGAGCAGTTAAATGTTGTTTTGATATGACTCATGTCGGTGCTTTTAACATACTTTCTTGGACTTGAAGTACAACATAAGACTTTGGAATTTATGTTACTCAAACAAAGTATGCGACTGATGTACTTAGGAGGTTTAGTATGGCTGAAGCTAAGTCTTGTGTTATTTTTTGTGTTGGAATGTACTGAATCTGGCTCTTCGAACGACCTAATACTGAGGTCTTGTAATTATTtatagttatttacgattatgacccttGGATTTAGAGAAGGGGTCACtgtataaactctttaactCTTGGAGGTGCAATTTTGTTGTGTAATTTGTGTCattctctttaataaaattgtgTTTTCTCTGCCTCGTGGATGTAGCAACATATTGTTAGTGAACCATGTAAATCTGTGTGTCGATTTTCTATTCTCTTTACATTTTCTGTATTCCCTAATTGTCGATTTTGTAACAAACTGCTATGAGAGCTTAATCGTTAGGATTTCAAAATTCCGCATTTGTCCAACAATTAAGGATGTCTGGTGTAAACGTAAAGATTGACAAATTCACTGGGAGGAACAGTTTCGGTTTATGGTAAATTAAGATGCGATCCCTATTGAAGCAGCATAGGTCGTAGGTGTCGCTGATTGGTAAGTTAAAGAAAGCAGTTGTAGATGATGAAGAGTGGTAGACTCTAGAGGAGAAGTCTCATTCAACAATCATGCTATAGTTGGCTAATGATCTTGCTcagttaaataaaattttggcaGTGTGCATATAGCACCAAAGGAGTGTTGTCTGCCATAAATTTTCCTTGAAATTCCAAGAAAATTGTTGTCTCACAGCTAGGTTTTGTTCACCCAAATCATCATCTTTAGACATGCAATAAAGAAACAATGACTCTTTGCTCATGTCATTCACAATGTTAATCTTCCATGAACTCAATGGAACCTCTGCGCCAGGCTGTCCATAGCATTGCCCACCCAATGCTAAAACCATACACAAGATTGCTAAATACCTTTTGGCAATAGTTGTTTATCTTTCTTGCCACTACTTTGCTTCCATACCGTATGGGTCTCCGATTCTCCGATTTATAAAGCAGTTTCAGCTGCAAGGCTGTTGATCCATTTGATTTTATGCAACTATGAAGGAAAATTGGCTAACGTAGTCCCTGGATTTGATTTTCTCAACTCGtatttggtattttttttctccttttctatTGATCTTTGAACTCGATCATTCTATATCTTGtattcaaatagttttggaTATCTCGAAATTGATGGGTAAATGGCTTgcatttttttcttgaaaattatgATTGAAGGAATTGAACTGAATTTCGTTATGTTTGTGGATATTAATTTCTTATGTTGATTGGATTTTATTATGAATAGAAAGGTCTTGTGCTTTATTTTGGCTGCATTGCTGGTCGAGTCGCTAATAGAATCAAAGATGGAAAGACTCAATGGGAACAATACTCTTTGCCTATTAACAAACCTCCAAACAATCTCCATGGTAAGGAATTGGAAATTTTCATAGGTTCTGTTAATGGATCTTGCATGTTGCAATACTCAGAGGTTTTGAATTGCAGAGAATTCTAATTTTACTCAAATTATAACCTGAATTTGCTgtgaattcatttttttatctgAAATCTCACAAGCAGCATCGAGTTTATGTGCATGATTGATATATTGATTCAGAAAAATGTGTGATAAATATAGaatgaaaattcaaaacaaagGATTTTCGCAAATAGCTGAGCACTTTTTCATGACAGGAATACCTATCATGTATTTGTGATGTATCTGCAAGTGTGGATTAGTCAATATAATATCTAGAATATGGTACTTTATGTGTTCTTGGTTATAATAATGTTATACTAATACTATATCTATTTCGTCCAGCAATTTCTCACTGAGTAATTAGTGAGAAATCGCTGAAAATAAGAAGTTCTTGTATATAAATGACATAGAATTTGGCCTTATCTCTTTTATATTGAATATTGCTGATGCAAAGATCTCCGGGTGTTAGCTCCTTTGATATAACGTCAAATTAAGATTATATTTAGAATAGCTTGAAATTTGGTTCCATTTTTTAATATGATGTGAGATGATGTTGCTTCAAATTTCAATCCACATGGTGGTTGTATTTCTTTGCGAGAGCATATGGGGAAAATTTTATGCTTGTATGAAATGGAGTTTGTCTTTATTGTTTGAATATTAACTTTCTAGGTATGGGATAGAGTTGTCTTCTTTGGGTTTCTTGGATGGTTCCTTTACTACAAGTTTCATCACAACCAGTGGATAGGTATTTGTTAAACTATTACTTTTATGAGTATGTTTACTAGAGAGATAAGCTTATAATGTTCATATGTTTTGGTGTTTACTAATGGTGGCGAATATGTCTTATGActttgttgggtgaaaattcaagttttagaagaaaaggaaaaaatttttggttgagaatcccacattgattattttttagagGAGAGTCTCCTTCTTATACTCCCATCTTGGACTTTAGATTTAGGCCCCAAGGGTACCCATATTTTAGAtagagtgaggagatagactaATGTGGAAGAAGCAAGCCTTCAGCTTCTTCATCATCTCAGTTTATGTTTCCAAACTTCACAAAATTCTCTCTCAGACCCTTTTCTTTTTACGTTTTGGTTTTCCGAGCATATCAGTTTGAAGAGTGAGTTTTCCGGTCAAATATGGTGCATTTTCGATTGAGACATTTTTGGGCTATTTTATCCTAGGAACGACGACGAAATACTGTTGTCCTACTTGCACACTTAGTCAGAGCCACGAaacatcttaaagagagcgagatccacAACTCAGCCTATAAtgagtttttgttttgcaggttccAACAATTTCAAGATGTTTCCATCTGCTGCTGTTACAATGGCCCTCACAAGTAATAACGACATCATGACATCCGACCTCAACTG comes from the Benincasa hispida cultivar B227 chromosome 5, ASM972705v1, whole genome shotgun sequence genome and includes:
- the LOC120078034 gene encoding transmembrane ascorbate ferrireductase 1, producing MALAVKAFPFTVVSHVLAIVALIMVLIWTIHFRGGLAWEAVNKNLIFNIHPVLMLLGLIIIGGEAIISYKSLPLRKEVKKVIHLVLHGVALALGIVGIIAAFKNHNESGIANLYSLHSWIGIGVISLYGLQWVYGFVTFFYPGGSADLRRVSLPWHVIFGLTVYILAVGNSALGFLEKLTFLESSGLAKYGTEAFLVNFTAITTVIFAIFVILSVISQPCAQEDDHGAYSAI